Proteins from one Triticum aestivum cultivar Chinese Spring chromosome 7A, IWGSC CS RefSeq v2.1, whole genome shotgun sequence genomic window:
- the LOC123150959 gene encoding phosphoacetylglucosamine mutase, giving the protein MADPGGSQRAALLAVASLFPVPAGATFSYGTAGFRADGSTMAPAVCRAGIVAALRSLKLGGAAVGLVITASHNPVADNGVKIVDADGGMMSQAWEPFSDALANAPTPDALLQLVLQFAKDEGITLGGGHSAQVLLARDTRPTGEYLLHVAVKGISTIVGSVALDMGILTTPQLHWMVRNKNRGLKASEADYFTQIAESFRHLLELTPDDKGIDDLNEKLIVDGANGIGGLKLEQIKSNLARLDILVRNSGKEGEGILNERCGADFVQKEKVLPLGFGPNDVGVRCASFDGDADRLVYFHVTSPSKTSVDLVDGDKILSLFVLFIREQLDIINGEDNKGLLPTRFGVVQTAYANGASTEFLKNLGLEVVFTSTGVKYLHKKALEYDIGVYFEANGHGTVLFNDEFVSRLESLTARLSEAAGSPQHQAASRLVAASQLINQAVGDAISGMLLVEAVLQHKRWSFQNWCDLYTDLPSKQLKVKVKDRTSIVTTDAERKVCQPSGLQELIDKEVVNYSHGRCFVRPSGTEDVVRVYAEASTMEAAESLAKSVAQHVERILGFC; this is encoded by the exons ATGGCCGACCCAGGAGGCTCGCAGCGCGCGGCGCTGCTCGCCGTGGCGTCCCTCTTCCCCGTGCCCGCCGGCGCGACCTTCTCCTACGGGACGGCGGGGTTCCGCGCCGACGGGAGCACCATGGCCCCCGCGGTGTGCCGCGCCGGGATCGTCGCGGCGCTGCGCTCGCTGAAGCTGGGCGGCGCCGCCGTTGGGCTGGTCATCACGGCCTCGCACAACCCCGTCGCCGACAACGGCGTCAAGATCGTGGACGCCGACGGCGGCATGATGTCGCAGGCCTGGGAGCCCTTCTCCGACGCCCTCGCCAATGCCCCCACCCCCGACGCGCTCCTGCAG CTGGTGCTTCAGTTTGCGAAGGATGAAGGGATTACACTTGGTGGAGGTCACTCGGCGCAAGTGCTGTTGGCAAGAGACACGAGGCCTACTGGAGAGTACCTCCTCCACGTTGCAGTCAAA GGTATAAGCACAATAGTAGGCTCAGTTGCACTTGACATGGGGATCCTGACAACTCCGCAGCTACACTGGATGGTTCGGAACAAAAACAGAGGCTTGAAAGCCTCTGAAGCGGATTATTTTACACAAATCGCCGAGTCATTCAG GCATTTATTGGAATTAACCCCTGATGATAAAGGCATCGATGACCTAAATGAGAAACTAATTGTGGATGGCGCAAACGGTATTGGTGGGTTGAAGTTGGAACAAATAAAGTCAAATCTGGCCAGATTAGACATTCTTGTGAGAAATTCAGGAAAAGAAGGAGAAGGAATACTTAATGAGAGGTGTGGTGCTGACTTTGTTCAAAAGGAGAAGGTTCTTCCTCTTGGTTTTGGCCCTAATGATGTTGGTGTCAG GTGTGCAAGTTTCGATGGTGATGCAGATAGACTTGTGTATTTTCATGTTACATCGCCTAGCAAGACTAGTGTTGATCTTGTCGATGGCGATAAGATATTATCACTATTTGTCCTCTTTATTAGAGAACAGTTGGATATTATCAATGGAGAAGACAATAAAGGATTATTGCCTACAAGGTTTGGTGTAGTTCAAACTGCTTATGCCAATGGAGCATCAACAGAATTTCTTAAAAATCTTGGTCTTGAAGTTGTCTTCACTTCAACAGGAGTGAAATATCTCCACAAGAAAGCTCTAGAATATGATATTGGTGTCTACTTTGAGGCCAATGGACACGGGACAGTGCTATTCAATGATGAGTTTGTCTCACGGCTTGAGTCTTTGACTGCTAGGCTTTCTGAAGCTGCAG GTTCTCCACAGCACCAAGCTGCCTCGAGATTGGTAGCAGCAAGTCAATTAATTAATCAAGCAGTGGGTGATGCTATAAGTGGAATGCTTTTGGTGGAGGCTGTTTTACAGCATAAGAGATGGTCATTCCAGAATTGGTGTGACCTATACACTGATCTACCAAGTAAACAACTTAAG GTTAAAGTGAAAGATCGAACTTCTATTGTTACAACCGATGCAGAACGAAAAGTTTGCCAACCATCTGGCTTGCAAGAATTGATAGATAAGGAAGTCG TTAATTACTCTCATGGGCGATGCTTTGTGCGGCCATCTGGAACTGAGGATGTGGTAAGAGTATACGCAGAGGCATCTACCATGGAAGCAGCGGAAAGCCTTGCAAAATCTGTAGCACAGCATGTTGAGCGCATTCTCGGGTTTTGCTAG